One Erpetoichthys calabaricus chromosome 8, fErpCal1.3, whole genome shotgun sequence DNA segment encodes these proteins:
- the LOC114655754 gene encoding protein FAM222B-like, with protein MLACLPGPGDLCLQLLPHMQMNTGLQKWDTTQKMRSAQYPTPAELDAYAKKVANNPLTIKIFPNSVKVPQRKHIRRTVNGLDTSGQRYSPYPSQTSTKAGLLAIVKVPVKGIIKDFDGSRARLLPEVIMNPPNGPYIATSTLNLSQSGSHPLVHHPPHQHQQTLQQAQGLRHPPVLAQAPSLQHPSQALPQTQTLSHVQPPLPHVQNLGHPPANILLQPPGLHGSRKMPDADAPPNVTVSTSTIPLSMAASLHQNRAADLSSIVHQINQFCQARAGISTTSVCEGQIANPSPISRNLLINASSRVSTHNVPAPLSSCVLSSVDQAAGAAATAASASTAAIPPSASANMPMATMNRVPTGYNGDMKQRSWNQHQLVHLQQMSENGPGHPAKHHPRELPGSAMFSCKTLNYPQELCMGQQFTLKPPLDKPTPSPPVNGIPGSMPYTNGHYFQPVWNNILPTPNSDSSGSQDLAMPFHGGPSGASIDCAAGTHYRAGAGSSSQTNVMQTMDYLGVDFQQPCFRDQSLGMVAKMHQPSMSRVPESTDNRNSHIQHPGYR; from the coding sequence GGGACACCACACAGAAGATGAGATCTGCACAATATCCAACCCCAGCAGAATTGGATGCTTATGCTAAGAAGGTCGCCAACAATCCACTGACTATAAAAATTTTTCCAAACAGCGTGAAAGTTCCCCAGAGAAAACACATTCGTCGTACTGTGAACGGACTTGACACCTCTGGCCAGCGATACAGCCCTTACCCTTCTCAGACCAGCACAAAAGCCGGCCTGCTTGCAATAGTAAAGGTTCCTGTGAAAGGAATAATAAAGGACTTTGACGGAAGCCGTGCACGTTTGCTACCTGAGGTCATTATGAATCCGCCAAACGGTCCTTACATTGCAACAAGCACTTTAAATCTTTCTCAGAGTGGCTCTCATCCATTGGTGCACCATCCACCACACCAGCATCAGCAGACTTTGCAGCAGGCCCAGGGCTTGAGGCACCCGCCTGTCCTTGCTCAGGCCCCTAGCTTGCAACATCCTTCACAGGCTTTACCCCAGACTCAGACTCTCAGCCATGTACAGCCACCCCTCCCTCATGTTCAGAACTTGGGTCACCCTCCAGCAAACATTTTGCTGCAGCCTCCAGGTTTACATGGGAGCAGAAAGATGCCAGATGCTGATGCACCACCCAATGTGACTGTGTCTACCTCAACCATTCCTCTGTCCATGGCTGCCAGTCTACACCAAAACAGGGCAGCTGACTTGAGCAGCATTGTCCATCAGATTAATCAGTTCTGCCAGGCCCGTGCGGGCATTAGTACTACCTCGGTCTGCGAGGGGCAAATAGCAAACCCCAGTCCAATCAGCCGGAATCTCCTTATAAATGCTAGTTCTCGTGTCTCCACACACAATGTGCCCGCTCCTTTGTCGTCCTGTGTACTTAGCTCTGTTGACCAAGCAGCAGGAGCAGCTGCTACAGCTGCATCTGCTTCAACTGCAGCTATTCCTCCTTCAGCTTCGGCCAATATGCCCATGGCCACAATGAACAGGGTTCCGACTGGCTATAATGGTGATATGAAGCAGCGCTCTTGGAATCAACATCAGCTTGTCCATCTTCAGCAGATGTCTGAAAATGGCCCTGGGCACCCTGCAAAACACCATCCCAGGGAGCTCCCAGGATCTGCAATGTTCTCTTGCAAGACTTTAAATTACCCTCAGGAGCTGTGCATGGGGCAGCAGTTTACCTTGAAGCCCCCATTAGATAAACCCACCCCTTCTCCTCCAGTCAATGGGATTCCTGGCAGCATGCCCTACACAAATGGGCATTATTTTCAACCTGTGTGGAATAATATTTTACCAACACCAAATAGTGACAGTTCTGGTTCTCAGGACTTGGCAATGCCATTCCACGGAGGACCTTCAGGGGCATCAATAGACTGTGCAGCAGGAACTCATTACAGAGCTGGAGCTGGTTCTTCCAGCCAGACTAATGTGATGCAAACCATGGATTATCTGGGTGTGGACTTCCAGCAGCCTTGCTTTAGGGATCAAAGTCTAGGAATGGTGGCTAAGATGCATCAGCCATCGATGAGCAGGGTTCCAGAATCAACAGATAATAGAAATTCTCATATTCAGCATCCTGGGTACAGATAA